In one window of Henckelia pumila isolate YLH828 chromosome 1, ASM3356847v2, whole genome shotgun sequence DNA:
- the LOC140874697 gene encoding NDR1/HIN1-like protein 13, protein MAERVYPSAKPAANGAATGSATNGTAAPTFPTNKAQLYNATRPAYRPQPPPRRSKRSICCACCLWTTVAILILLLLAGIAGVVFYVIYRPHRPSFSVTSLQLSKFNLTDTTVTAAFNFTLVARNPNKKITFFYDPISVEILSGDISIGSGSFPAFTHGTENTTNLRSVISSSAAPIPDGTDISPLKSSLKNKNLPLKIQLDSKVKAKVGKLKTKKLNIRVVCDGIKVAPPSGNSTAAATTSKVKCKVDPRVKIIKWTV, encoded by the coding sequence ATGGCGGAGAGAGTTTACCCATCCGCAAAGCCGGCGGCGAACGGCGCCGCTACCGGCAGCGCAACCAACGGCACTGCGGCCCCTACATTCCCGACTAATAAAGCTCAGCTCTATAATGCCACACGCCCCGCCTACCGTCCTCAGCCTCCGCCGCGCCGGAGCAAACGAAGCATATGCTGCGCTTGCTGCCTCTGGACCACAGTCGCAATCCTAATCCTGCTCCTCCTAGCCGGAATCGCCGGCGTCGTGTTCTACGTGATTTACCGCCCCCACCGACCTTCCTTCTCCGTCACATCTCTCCAGCTCTCCAAATTTAACCTCACCGACACAACCGTCACAGCCGCCTTCAACTTCACCCTCGTTGCTCGTAACCCTAACAAGAAGATCACCTTCTTCTACGATCCGATCTCGGTGGAAATACTCTCCGGCGACATTTCCATCGGCTCCGGATCTTTCCCGGCTTTCACTCACGGCACCGAAAACACGACGAATCTGAGATCGGTCATTTCGAGTTCGGCAGCTCCGATCCCCGACGGCACCGACATCTCGCCGTTGAAATCCAGCTTGAAAAACAAGAATCTCCCCCTTAAAATTCAGCTGGATTCAAAAGTGAAGGCGAAAGTCGGGAAACTGAAAACGAAAAAGCTGAATATCAGGGTCGTTTGCGACGGAATCAAGGTTGCTCCTCCGTCAGGCAATTCAACTGCCGCCGCGACGACTTCGAAAGTGAAATGTAAAGTGGATCCGAGAGTCAAGATCATCAAGTGGACGGTCTGA